The sequence ACGAACAGCGCCACCGCCGCGAGCGCGGCCAGCGCCCACCAGCCGATCCAGGCGCGCGACCAGATCGCGAGCACCGCGAGCGGCAGGCCCAAAATCATGCGCGAATAGACGCTGATCGGGTGGGCGTGCCGTTCCCACGCCGCCTCGTCCATGGCCATCAGGCGCTCCGACGCCTTGTAGAGATCCATCGTCGCGCTCAGGGCAGGGCGGTGCGCACGCCGTCCAGGACCGCGTCGGCGATGGCCGCGTGAGCTTCCGCGCCCAGATGGACGCCGTCGAGCGGATCGACCGCGGCGACCCGCCCGGCGTCGACGAAGGGGCAGCCGAGCCGCTCGGCGACGTCGCGCAGGCGCGGGGCGAGGGCGCGGCTCGTCTCCGCGCCGCCGGCGAAGATCTCCGCGAGGCAGCCCGCCTCGAGGATCGGGACCGGCGCCACCAGGAGGAGGGCCGGCGGCGTCGCGTCCGGCCCTGCGGGCGAGGCGCGCACCACGAGCGCGAGCCGCTCGACGGCGAGGGCGATGTCCATGGCCGTCACCGAGTAGCGCGCCTTCAGGTCGTTGGTTCCGAGCATCAGGACGACGAGGTCGATCGGCCGGTGCGATTCGAGCAGGGCGGGGAGGACCGAAAGCCCGTTCTTGTGGGCGCCTTCGATCGGGTCGTCGTGCACGGTGGTGCGGCCTGGGTGACCTTCCTCGACGATCCGGTAGCCGGGACCGAGGGCGGCCTCGAGCCGCCCGGGCCAGCGCACGTCCCGGGGATGGCGCCGCCGCACGGCGAGGCTCGTCAGAGGGATCGCTCCGTGCGTGTTCGAATCGCCGAAGCAGAGGATGGTGCGCTCGCTCACGTCGGGCGGCTCCGGGTTCGGGGTCTGGCGGCGGAGAGCCTAGAGCATCATCCCACCGAGGGGAATCGGGTGGGTGGACGAGACGATGCTCCAGGGAGGAAGCGCTGGAGCGTGCGACCTGATCTCATCGGATCGCGCGCCCGCCGTGGCGGTTCGCGCAAGCCCGGCTCGGCATCCGCGTCCTTGCAGGGCGCGCGCGGCGGCCTGTAGCATCGCGCCGGCGCGGCCCGAGGCCGGCCGCGAGAAGAGGAGCGTCGGCGATGACCGAGCCGAAGGGCAGCGTGCTGCGCCTGCACC comes from Salinarimonas sp. and encodes:
- a CDS encoding SGNH/GDSL hydrolase family protein, yielding MSERTILCFGDSNTHGAIPLTSLAVRRRHPRDVRWPGRLEAALGPGYRIVEEGHPGRTTVHDDPIEGAHKNGLSVLPALLESHRPIDLVVLMLGTNDLKARYSVTAMDIALAVERLALVVRASPAGPDATPPALLLVAPVPILEAGCLAEIFAGGAETSRALAPRLRDVAERLGCPFVDAGRVAAVDPLDGVHLGAEAHAAIADAVLDGVRTALP